Genomic segment of Selenihalanaerobacter shriftii:
GCACATAAACTTCTCTATCAGACCAATCTGCGTTTTTAAAAGTAGTTAAACCCTTTTTTATTTCTCGGCTTATTGTTGTCCTATGACAGTTCATTTCTCGGGCTATTTCACTATAATTTTTATTTTGCTTATTATATAAATGAGCAATAATCTTACGAGCTCCTAGTTTTAAATGTTTCCCTTTTTCTCTTTCTATGATATAATTACTTTGACG
This window contains:
- a CDS encoding helix-turn-helix domain-containing protein, with the protein product MRQSNYIIEREKGKHLKLGARKIIAHLYNKQNKNYSEIAREMNCHRTTISREIKKGLTTFKNADWSDREVYV